The Mercurialis annua linkage group LG2, ddMerAnnu1.2, whole genome shotgun sequence genome contains a region encoding:
- the LOC126666647 gene encoding GDSL esterase/lipase At1g71250: MMGGVLLVSLVLTVVVTDNGVVASAKVPAMFVFGDSLVDNGNNNYLSSIAKADYYPYGIDYAMGPTGRFSNGKTFVDLLGEMIGVPYPIAYSDPAATGARLLGGVNYASAAAGILDESGQQYGERYSLSQQVLNFESNLNELRRMLNGTNLTEFLSKSLAVLVFGSNDYINNYLMPSIYSSSFNYSPPEFANLLLNTYARQLYALYSVGLRKFLIAGIGPLGCIPNQRGSGQSPPDRCVDYVNQILGSFNEGLKSLVDQLNKSCKGSIFAYGNTYAAVGDILNNPSTYGFSVADRGCCGIGRNRGQITCLSFVVPCANRNSYVFWDAFHPTQAVNSILAKRAYTGTPRDCYPINVQQMTLFYSY; the protein is encoded by the exons ATGATGGGAGGAGTGTTGTTGGTGAGCTTGGTGCTGACGGTGGTCGTTACTGATAATGGAGTTGTGGCGTCGGCGAAGGTTCCGGCGATGTTTGTGTTCGGAGATTCGTTGGTTGATAACGGCAATAATAATTATCTGAGCTCTATTGCTAAAGCTGATTATTATCCTTATGGTATCGATTATGCTATGGGTCCTACCGGCAGATTTTCCAATGGCAAAACTTTTGTTGATTTACTTg GAGAGATGATTGGTGTTCCTTATCCTATAGCCTACTCAGATCCTGCTGCAACAGGAGCTAGATTACTTGGGGGAGTTAATTATGCTTCAGCAGCCGCTGGCATCCTTGACGAGAGTGGCCAACAATAC GGAGAAAGGTACAGCTTGAGTCAGCAAGTATTGAATttcgaatcaaatctaaatgaACTACGGCGAATGCTGAACGGAACAAATCTTACAGAGTTCTTAAGCAAATCACTCGCTGTTTTGGTGTTCGGAAGCAACGACTACATCAACAATTACCTTATGCCTTCAATTTACTCGTCTAGCTTCAACTATAGTCCTCCGGAATTCGCCAATCTTTTACTAAATACCTATGCTCGTCAGCTCTATGCATTATACAGTGTAGGGTTAAGGAAATTCCTGATAGCCGGAATAGGACCCCTCGGATGCATACCTAATCAAAGAGGAAGTGGCCAATCCCCTCCCGACAGGTGTGTCGATTACGTGAATCAAATACTTGGCAGCTTCAATGAAGGACTAAAATCCCTCGTTGATCAGCTTAATAAATCATGCAAGGGTTCGATCTTTGCGTACGGAAACACGTACGCTGCAGTCGGAGATATTCTGAATAATCCTAGTACTTATGGATTTAGTGTTGCCGATAGGGGTTGTTGCGGAATCGGAAGAAACCGAGGGCAAATAACATGCCTTTCTTTTGTGGTTCCATGTGCAAATAGAAATAGTTATGTGTTTTGGGATGCCTTCCACCCCACGCAAGCTGTTAATTCAATTCTTGCTAAGCGGGCATACACCGGAACACCTAGGGATTGTTATCCCATCAACGTCCAACAAATGACTCTCTTCTATTCATATTGA
- the LOC126666648 gene encoding uncharacterized protein LOC126666648 isoform X1, translating to MLFSQSGHFLANRVTQFPTPPPPVLKQDSTLSPQQMTAFYDQLKGSVYKIRVRHKHQLDSDTESTTKYFTGVCINADGLILSRYFDHTSVDSCIQGLNEATFTEADVVAANLNLGLILLRAKHHEALEFVKFSEESEHVAGPHVYCVVFPNRCSSPMLLRGHLAYQCKHDKDPHLASYPKDRTSAYVFKGIEGIELPASGASLLQIASLGASRELDIIHNNLSNNFGFHEGYGAPVFKSIGRLVGVVSYQEAGFDFAIQVESLIKFVSNYFSTQIPTEVVDSSTAALDISSAPDGLREAPHGTVAFIQQPRFTRGVVRRKRFILATNIKNPI from the exons ATGCTTTTTTCTCAGTCCGGGCATTTTTTGGCTAATAGAGTGACGCAATTTCCTACTCCACCACCACCAGTACTAAAGCAGGATTCAACCCTTAGTCCTCAGCAGATGACTGCATTTTATGATCAGCTGAAAGGGAGTGTATATAAGATCCGTGTGCGGCATAAACATCAGTTGGATTCAGATACAGAATCAACGACTAAATATTTTACTGGGGTATGCATCAATGCCGATGGCTTAATTTTGTCCAg GTATTTTGACCATACATCTGTTGATTCATGTATTCAAGGTCTTAATGAAGCAACGTTTACAGAAGCAGATGTTGTTGCTGCTAACCTTAACTTAGGTCTGATTTTATTGAGGGCAAAGCATCATGAAGCTTTGGAGTTTGTGAAATTTTCAGAAGAATCAGAACATGTTGCTGGACCTCATGTTTATTGTGTGGTTTTTCCTAATCGCTGCTCTTCTCCGATGCTTCTAAGAGGTCATTTGGCGTATCAGTGCAAGCATGACAAAGACCCACATCTAGCTAGTTATCCTAAGGATAGAACATCAGCATATGTCTTTAAAGGGATAGAAGGTATAGAACTTCCTGCTAGTGGTGCAAGTTTACTTCAGATCGCTTCCTTAGGAGCTTCAAGAGAACTTGATATAATTCATAATAATTTGAGTAACAACTTTGGGTTTCACGAGGGTTATGGAGCTCCAGTATTTAAGTCTATAGGAAGACTTGTAGGTGTAGTTTCCTACCAAGAAGCTGGTTTCGATTTTGCTATTCAGGTTGAAAGTTTGATTAAATTTGTTTCTAACTATTTTTCAACTCAAATTCCAACTGAGGTAGTGGATAGTTCTACTGCTGCACTAGATATTTCATCTGCACCAGATGGTCTAAGAGAGGCACCGCATGGAACTGTCGCCTTCATTCAACAGCCTCGATTTACACGAGGTGTAGTGAGAAGAAAGAGATTCATTTTGGCTACTAACATCAAAAACCCAATTTAA
- the LOC126670645 gene encoding protein SRG1-like codes for MVVVEAKNLHYSLPVPSVQEVAAQQLETVPPRYIRDDTTSSADGFLLVPLIDMSKLVNSDSQALELQKLHASCKDWGLFQLINHGVSCESLKKQVQEFFQLPLMEKKRWAQKGGSLEGYGQAFVTSEEQKLDWNDMIFLKALPVQNRKLEFWPDNPPNFRETLQNYSEDIRRIAVSITKFMAVMLELADEDRGFYQGYQEGNFDVRLNCYPPCPQPEKVIGMMPHADMSGITLLLDCNDVPGLQVLKDGQWIYVKPIDGAIVVNVGQIIQIMSNEIYKAPEHRAVVNKSKERLFVVTFCYPYSSVTVGPAKQLTQT; via the exons ATGGTCGTTGTTGAAGCAAAGAACCTTCACTATTCTCTGCCAGTTCCGAGTGTTCAAGAAGTTGCAGCCCAACAGCTTGAGACGGTGCCACCCAGATACATCCGAGATGATACCACATCTTCTGCTGATGGGTTTCTTCTTGTACCGTTGATCGACATGAGCAAGCTAGTCAACTCTGATTCCCAAGCTTTAGAGCTTCAAAAACTTCACGCTTCTTGCAAGGATTGGGGCTTGTTTCAG TTAATAAACCATGGAGTTTCGTGTGAGTCATTGAAGAAGCAAGTTCAAGAATTCTTTCAGCTTCCTTTGATGGAGAAGAAAAGGTGGGCACAGAAAGGTGGAAGTCTTGAAGGATATGGTCAAGCATTCGTAACCTCAGAAGAACAAAAGCTCGATTGGAACGACATGATCTTCCTCAAAGCTCTTCCCgttcaaaacagaaaattagAATTCTGGCCGGACAATCCTCCAAATTTCAG GGAAACCCTGCAGAACTATTCTGAAGATATCAGGAGGATTGCAGTTTCAATAACAAAATTTATGGCCGTGATGCTTGAGCTTGCGGATGAGGATCGCGGATTTTATCAGGGTTATCAAGAAGGCAATTTTGATGTCAGGCTCAATTGCTATCCACCTTGTCCTCAACCTGAGAAAGTTATTGGAATGATGCCACATGCAGATATGTCCGGTATTACTCTGTTGCTTGATTGCAACGATGTACCAGGATTACAGGTTCTAAAAGATGGTCAGTGGATTTATGTCAAACCTATTGATGGCGCCATTGTCGTAAATGTTGGCCAGATTATACAG ATAATGAGCAATGAGATATACAAAGCACCAGAGCATAGAGCAGTGGTAAACAAATCGAAAGAAAGGCTTTTCGTAGTTACCTTCTGTTATCCCTACTCATCTGTTACTGTTGGTCCAGCCAAACAACTTACACAGACATGA
- the LOC126670052 gene encoding uncharacterized protein LOC126670052 translates to MKFHDKKKCTNASPPETKEKSEKLRVMSYWQNIVREAVSQTTIVAKFLCLLHVTSSYLCSPTLVYGPSMLPTLNLTGDVLLVEHVSRRLGKVEAGDIVLVRSPIDPRKIVTKRIVGMAGDIVSYLPDPSVTDASRTVVVPKGHIWIQGDNMYASRDSRHFGPVPFGLVQGRAFLRVWPLYSFGLLGQ, encoded by the exons ATGAAGTttcatgataaaaaaaaatgtacaaaTGCATCACCGCCGGAGACAAAAGAAAAGAGTGAGAAGCTTAGAGTGATGAGTTACTGGCAAAATATAGTAAGAGAAGCAGTTTCACAAACCACAATAGTTGCCAAATTCCTCTGTCTTCTTCATGTCACCAGCTCCTATCTCTGTTCCCCTACTCTT GTGTACGGTCCCAGCATGCTTCCGACGCTGAATCTCACCGGCGATGTGCTTTTAGTGGAACACGTGTCTCGTCGATTGGGGAAAGTGGAAGCGGGTGATATTGTGCTGGTTCGGTCACCCATTGATCCTAGAAAAATTGTTACTAAACGAATTGTGGGAATGGCTGGTGATATTGTCAGTTATTTGCCTGATCCTTCGGTTACCGATGCCTCTCGAACTGTTGTG GTCCCAAAGGGGCACATTTGGATTCAAGGGGATAACATGTATGCTTCCCGTGATTCACGGCATTTTGGTCCTGTACCATTTGGTCTAGTTCAAGGCAGAGCTTTTTTGagg GTGTGGCCACTTTATAGCTTTGGTTTATTAGGGCAATAA
- the LOC126666648 gene encoding uncharacterized protein LOC126666648 isoform X2, translating into MHQCRWLNFVQLHLYPLCHTLMLEHWTFWHAMLMLAFPVRYFDHTSVDSCIQGLNEATFTEADVVAANLNLGLILLRAKHHEALEFVKFSEESEHVAGPHVYCVVFPNRCSSPMLLRGHLAYQCKHDKDPHLASYPKDRTSAYVFKGIEGIELPASGASLLQIASLGASRELDIIHNNLSNNFGFHEGYGAPVFKSIGRLVGVVSYQEAGFDFAIQVESLIKFVSNYFSTQIPTEVVDSSTAALDISSAPDGLREAPHGTVAFIQQPRFTRGVVRRKRFILATNIKNPI; encoded by the exons ATGCATCAATGCCGATGGCTTAATTTTGTCCAg CTTCATCTTTATCCCTTATGTCATACGTTAATGCTTGAGCATTGGACTTTTTGGCACGCTATGTTAATGCTTGCATTCCCCGTCAG GTATTTTGACCATACATCTGTTGATTCATGTATTCAAGGTCTTAATGAAGCAACGTTTACAGAAGCAGATGTTGTTGCTGCTAACCTTAACTTAGGTCTGATTTTATTGAGGGCAAAGCATCATGAAGCTTTGGAGTTTGTGAAATTTTCAGAAGAATCAGAACATGTTGCTGGACCTCATGTTTATTGTGTGGTTTTTCCTAATCGCTGCTCTTCTCCGATGCTTCTAAGAGGTCATTTGGCGTATCAGTGCAAGCATGACAAAGACCCACATCTAGCTAGTTATCCTAAGGATAGAACATCAGCATATGTCTTTAAAGGGATAGAAGGTATAGAACTTCCTGCTAGTGGTGCAAGTTTACTTCAGATCGCTTCCTTAGGAGCTTCAAGAGAACTTGATATAATTCATAATAATTTGAGTAACAACTTTGGGTTTCACGAGGGTTATGGAGCTCCAGTATTTAAGTCTATAGGAAGACTTGTAGGTGTAGTTTCCTACCAAGAAGCTGGTTTCGATTTTGCTATTCAGGTTGAAAGTTTGATTAAATTTGTTTCTAACTATTTTTCAACTCAAATTCCAACTGAGGTAGTGGATAGTTCTACTGCTGCACTAGATATTTCATCTGCACCAGATGGTCTAAGAGAGGCACCGCATGGAACTGTCGCCTTCATTCAACAGCCTCGATTTACACGAGGTGTAGTGAGAAGAAAGAGATTCATTTTGGCTACTAACATCAAAAACCCAATTTAA
- the LOC126670646 gene encoding uncharacterized protein LOC126670646 produces MANILSNLSLLLFSLLSSSNYDYEAKTGVGIFPPTCNRIECPSYDVIDVANGYEIRRYNSSLWMTTSPIEDISLVDATRTGFLQLFDYIQGKNSYGEQIEMTAPVLTEVLPSNGPFCESSFTVSFYVPKVNQANPPPAKGLHVQRWKQTYAAVRQFSGFVSDSSVGEEAAALQASIADTKWDAAIEKTRSTDSASVYTVAQYNSPFEFNNRVNEIWMLFDINDK; encoded by the exons ATGGCTAACATTTTGAGCAACCTATCCCTGCTTCTCTTCAGTCTTCTCTCCTCTTCAAATTATGATTATGAGGCTAAGACCGGAGTTGGGATATTCCCACCAACCTGCAACCGGATAGAGTGTCCTTCTTATGATGTTATTGACGTCGCTAATGGCTATGAAATTCGTCGCTATAATTCGTCTCTTTGGATGACAACTTCTCCTATTGAAGACATCTCTCTTGTTGATGCTACCAGAACTGGTTTCTTACA GTTATTTGACTACATTCAAGGGAAAAATAGTTACGGAGAACAAATAGAGATGACAGCTCCGGTTCTTACTGAAGTCCTGCCAAGCAACGGACCGTTCTGCGAATCTTCATTCACCGTAAGTTTCTACGTTCCGAAAGTAAACCAAGCAAACCCTCCTCCAGCAAAAGGGCTCCATGTTCAGAGATGGAAACAGACATATGCAGCCGTAAGGCAATTCAGTGGGTTTGTGAGTGACTCAAGTGTTGGAGAGGAAGCTGCGGCCTTGCAAGCAAGCATTGCTGACACGAAATGGGACGCTGCCATCGAAAAAACTCGTAGTACTGATTCCGCTTCTGTGTACACTGTTGCACAGTACAATTCTCCGTTTGAATTTAACAACCGAGTCAATGAGATCTGGATGTTGTTCGACATCAACGACAAGTAA